The Bacillus zhangzhouensis region TGCCTCTTCATATTGATCAAGTTTTGCCAAATGCCAAACTTCTTCTCTATTTAAAGGCAGAGACGATTGAACCTAACATCGAAACCGTCATTAATGATAAAACCTATATCTTAAATGTGAAAAAAGTAATGCAGGACAATCGAGTATTTGGAGGAATTGTGAGCTTCAGGGAGAAAACAGAGCTGACGAAGCTGCTGGATACATTAACAGAGGTCAGCCAATATTCAGAAGACCTAAGGGCGCAAACGCACGAATTCTCAAATAAGCTGTATGCCATCTTAGGTCTGCTAGAGCTGAATCAAGTCGATGAAGCCATCGACTTAATTCAAGAAGAATATCATCTGCAAAACCGTCAGCACGATTTACTCATGAAGCAGATTCGTTCTCCTAAAATACAAGCGATCTTACTTGGCAAGTTAGGGAAAGCATCTGAGAAGAAAGTTCATTTTCACATTGATGAAAATAGCTCACTAGAGCCGCTCCCAGCTCATTTAAGTTTATCTCACTTTATCACCATTATTGGCAATCTCGTAGATAATGCCTTTGAAGCTGTATTAAATAAGAAGGAGCGCGAGGTAGACTTGTTCATCACAGATATTGGGTTTGATATTATCATAGAAGTGTCGGATTCAGGTGATGGAGTGAATGAAAAGGAACTGTCACAGATTTTCACAAGAGGCCATTCGTCAAAGGGAGAAGGACGAGGCTACGGGCTTGCGAATGTGAAAGAAGTATTGGACGAGCTTGGGGGCTGGATTGAAGTTGCAAACCAAAAAGAAGGCGGTGCCATCTTCACTGTATACATACCGAAAGGCACAAAGGGGGAATAGATGGTGATTAAGGTACTCATTGTGGAGGATGATTTTCGAATCGCTTCCATTCATGAATCTTATATTCAAAAGATAGAAGGATTTCAAGTCGCCGGAAAGGCAAAGAGTGCAAAGGATATGTGGGAGGCGCTCCAAAGGGAACAAGTTGATCTCATCTTACTTGATGTCTATATGCCTGATGAGCTCGGCACAAACTTGTTGCCGCTTTTAAGAGAACGCTGTCCTGAAGTAGATGTGATCATTATCACCGCTGCAACAGAAACGACGCTTTTAAGAGATGCGCTTCATTACGGAGTGGTTCATTATTTAATCAAACCGGTGACAGCACAAAAGTTTGCACAAGTTTTAACCGAATATAAAGAAAAGAAAGACATCATCAATTCAAAGGATGAAGTCAATCAAACGATGATCGATCTGTTTTTTGGTCAGAAGCAGGTAGAACCTAAACAAAGGGATGACAGAGATCTACCCACAGGCATCAATTCACTGACTTTGGATAAAGTGAAAACATTGATGGCATCAGAGAATAGCGGAATTACAGCAGAAGAACTCGGTGAAAAGATGGGCGCATCACGTACAACAGCGAGACGGTACGTAGAGTATCTCGTGACAACAGGGGAATGCCGGGCAGAGCTTGCATACGGAATCATTGGCAGGCCTGAACGTAAATATTATCCTGCCAAACAAACGGAGTCATAAAAGATGAAAAAAGCAATATTTTTTGTTATCGTGCTCTGTCTTTGTATCATGCTCACCTTTAATGAAAAAAAGGCTGGAGATTCTTTCCTGCAGCAAAGCTCCTTATATATTGTGGTGTCGGGTGTACCAGAGGGGGGATTTGACCAAACGGCTCAGGTGATTAAATCAGTGCTTGAACAAGAGAAGCTGGTAAAACGACCTGTGAACATTCTTTATCAAAGAGGCGGAACGGTGGATAAAGGATGGACATATATGATGGAGCGAGAAGCCAACTATATCAGTTTAAATTCAAGCTTATTGTTAAGTCGTCATTTGCTTGGCAGCAGTAATGTGACGATGAATGATGTGACACCGCTGGCAATCCTTGCGGAAGAGTGGCAGGTCGTCGCAGTCCCAGTGGATTCTCCTTTTTCAAATGGGAAGGAGCTGTTAGACGCACTCAAGAAAAAAACAGATTCCCTAAAAATTGGGTTTGCCCCTGACTTTGGAAATGATGATCAAATCTCATTCGCCCGTGCAGCAGAAATGGCAGGGATTGATCCATATCGCATTCAATTTTTGAAATTTGACAGTGCAGATAATTTATTTCAGGCGCTCATCGATCATGAAGTGGATGCAGCAACGACGACTATTACAGAGGTACGTCATGATTATGAAAAAAAGAGGCTGAAGCTCGTAGCGACGACAACCAGCCAGCGCTTAGATGGATTTGAAGATGTACCGACATGGAAAGAGCAGGGCATTCCGCTCATCTTTTCCCATTGGCGCGGTGTGATGGGCCCAAAACAAATGAGTCAGCATGACATTCGTGAATGGGATCAGCTCCTTCAAAAAATGACGAAAACGAAGTCCTGGAAAAAGCGATTAAAGCAAAAGGGCTGGACAAGTCGTTATATGAACAGCAAAGAGGCAAAGACCTTTATGGAAGATCAATTAAGGCAATATCAGCAATGGATACAAGGAGAACAAGCGGTCGAATAAGACTGCTTTTTTTCATGGAATCAAAAAAACCACTGGTTGAACATAATGAACAAAAAGCATTTATCGACCGAAAAAGAATTAAAATTCATAATATTTACTTCAATTTCAATGTCAGATATGATGACATAAAGGGTTGGAAATGGGATACACATTGATGAAAGCGTATACAGAAGGGGTGAACAATATGTTAGCAATCTTAGGATTTCTTATGATGATTGTATTTATGGTTTTGATTATGACGAAACGTATGTCTGTTTTAACGGCATTGGTGCTAACACCGATAGCATTTGCTCTTATTGCAGGTTTTCATTTTACTGAAATTTCAGACATGATTGTCAAAGGCGTGCAGCAAGTCGCACCGACAGCGGTCATGATCATGTTTGCGATTTTGTACTTTGGCATTATGATTGATGCGGGTTTATTTGACCCAATGGTGGCGAAAATTTTAAAAATCGTTAAAGGCGATCCATTAAAAATCGTGGTCGGAACAGCTGTTCTGACGATGCTTGTTGCACTTGATGGTGACGGCACAACGACGTATATGATTACAACAACAGCGATGCTTCCACTATTTACGATGCTTGGCATCCGTCCAATTATTTTGGCCGGTATTGCCGGCGTTGGCATGGGGATTATGAATACAATTCCATGGGGAGGAGCCACACCTAGAGCGGCGAGTGCACTTGGCGTCGATCCTTCACTTTTATTTGGCCCGATGCTTCCAGTCGTTGGTGCAGGGGTTCTTAGTATGATTATTGTTGCTTATTTTCTTGGAAAAGCCGAAAGAAAACGCCTTGGTGTGATTGAACTTGACCAGCCGATTCATGCAAATGAAATGGCAGTAGCACTGCAGGATGACATCAAACGGCCGAAGCTTTGGTGGTTTAATCTGGTGCTGACTTTGTTATTGGTCCTACTGCTTGTATCAGGTAAAGTCAGCTTAACTGTTCTATTTGTTCTTGCTTTCTGTGTGGCGATTATTGTGAACTATCCGAACTTGGACCAGCAGCGTGAGCGAATTGCTGCTCACTCAACAAACGTTTTAGCCATTGCTTCGATGATTTTTGCGGCAGGTGTTTTTACAGGTATTCTAACTGGAACGAAAATGGTCGATGAAATGGCGGTTTCGATTGTATCTGCAATTCCAGAGCAGCTTGGCGGCTTTATTCCAGTTATTGTCGCATTAACAAGCGGAATCTTTACTTTCTTTATGCCGAATGATGCATATTTTTATGGGGTACTGCCGATCCTATCAGAAACAGCGGCAGCATACGGTGTCGATAAAATTGAAATTGCCAGAGCCTCTATTATTGGTCAGCCGATTCATATGTTAAGTCCACTTGTTCCATCAACTCATTTACTTGTTGGACTTGTTGGTGTATCACTGGATCAGCATCAGAAATTTGGGATGAAATGGGCTGTGCTGGCAGTCGTCACTATGACCGTCATAGCGGTTCTCATTGGGGCCATATCCATCTGGTAAATAAAAAGGTGTCTGCTGTGAGCAGGCACTTTTTTTAGGTCATATGACCGGGCAAGCTCCATTCATTTGCCCTAGACAAAGACATGCCTGTTCCTCCCAAAGATTTATTTTTTAAAAATACTGACACTTCCGCTGTTTTTTTCTTTATAATGCAAATCAACGAAGGGAGAAGATAGCATGTCCAAACGAAAAAGCACGATTCTTTTTACTGCTGTATGGCTTATGGCAGGAAGTTTGTCGATGGTGAGCCCAGCATCAGCTCATACAAAAACCCCTTATTATGGAAAGAGTTATACACAGCCGGCTTCAGTAAAAAAGCTATACCCTGAGCCTGACGAGACGTTTGATACCCCTGCCTTTCAGAAAAAAGGAGAAGCATTTACGACACAAGAAGAGCTTCAAGCTTTCTTACGAGATATTGTCCGCAAAAGTCCTTACGCCACGCAGAAACAGATTGGAACATCCATTGAAGGCAGGTCCATCTCGGCCCTGTACTTTACAAAGGATCACTCCATTACGCCACTTTCAAAGAAGCCAACAATCTGGCTCCAAGCACAAATACACGGAAATGAACCAGCCTCCGGTGAATCTGCTCTCGTCATTGCAAAACGATTAGCAGGTGAAGAAGGAGAGCGTATACTCAATCATGTCAATATCATCATTGTCCCAAGAATCAATCCTGATGGTTCTTATGCATTTGACCGCAGACTTGCAAACGGATTAGACGGAAACCGTGATCATATGACTTTAGAATCTCCAGAACTGATAGCCCTGCATCAAGAATTTAATCGGTATGCCCCAGAAGTGGTCATTGATGCCCATGAATACGATGTAGGTCAAAAGCAGTTTGAAGATATCGGTTCATCAGGTGCTCTCAAATATCATGATTTGCTTATTCTATCAGGGAATAATTTAAACATTCCTGAAAGCATCAGGCTGACATCAAATGAGTTATATGTTAACGGAGTTCGTGAAACGCTGACGAATAAAGGATTTTCTAACGATTTGTATTATACAAACACAAGAGGAAAGGATGGAAAGATCGACATCTATGAAGGTGGAACGGATGCGCGAATTGGCCGAAATGCCTTTGCACTTTCGCCAGCCCTGTCATTTCTTGTAGAAAGCAGAGGGATTGGGATTGGAAGAGAGGATTTTGCTCGCCGCGTCGCTGCGCAAGTAGCCACCCATGAAAAGATCATCGAGACCACGGTGAAACATGCCAAGCAGGTGAAGCAGCAAATGGCGACGGAGCGGCTGAAGCTGGTCAAAAAAGGACTGCAGCCAAATGATGATGATCAAGTCGTCATTCAAGATGATTTCAAAGCACCTGTCAATGACTCGCTGGAAATGGTTGATATTGAGAAAGGACAAACGACTCAAGTTCCTGTACGCTTTCACAGTGCGAGTGATGCTGTTCCTGTCTTAACAAGAGAAAGGCCGACAGCTTATTTCCTTCTTCCGGGACATGAAGGAGTAGAAAGGAAACTCAGAACATTAGGATTAACAAGTGTCACATTGCCAGCAGGCATGAAAGTGCCGGTACAAGCCTATCAGGTGATAAAAAGAGAGGAAAAGAGCAAAACAGATATTCGGCTTGAAACAAAACTCGTTGACAAGAAACGTCAGCTGCCAAAAGGAACAAAAGTATATGTCACGGCACAGCCGCAAACCAATTTGCTGTCTCTTGCCCTTGAACCAGAATCAAAGGACAGCTATATGTCATCAGGATTTATTGCATCAAAAGCAGGTGATGAACTGCCAGTGTATCGTTTCATGCTTCCTCAAAAGACGTTAGGCATTCAAGTAAAAGGACTAAAATGATAGCCCTTTGTCTTCTTTTCAGCGTGATAGAAAACCTTTGCAGTCTAGAAAGGACGAGCACTGGCGCGGAGCCAATTTGACATTCGTAAGCACCAGCGCAGAGGACTGACACCGAATGCGAGGGTTTGTCTACACGCTGAAGCGGCACTAGACGTGCCGCTTTTTTTATTTTCTTCCAGCTCTTATTTCATCTGTCATGCCTTCATATGGTGCTTCAGCGATAATGGTTTCGTCATTCACACCTGCATGATGGATATACGTAATGTCCGCAAATTCTGGGACAACATATTTCGGATAGGTTTCGTATTTTTCACGAGATTCTTTCATGAGATCGATGTAGTCATTTTGGTAGCAGACGGTGATGTCTGGACGTTCATGCACCCATTTTGGAAAGAAAATGACGCCATGCATGCGTTTTTCTTCAGGCATAAAGTTCAGAGAGACATCTGTCCCAGTTGGTTCTGTCCAAGAGACTTTGTATACGCCTTTTGTCAGCTTCACAATATTTACTTCTTGATCACGGACCCAGCGTCCTCCAACCATTCCGCTATGAATGCGGTAATCAATGGTGTGATCGTTTTTAATGTAAATCTCATATTCCCAGCCATTTTCATATGTATAAATCATATGAAGTCCAACGAATTGATCCATGTTTATTCCTTCTTTCAATAGAATAATGTTTTTTCGAACATGTTGTAATTTACATGTTTATTTTAAAGTCTATGGTATACTATTGTCAAAGAATAAGCGTTGGAGGCACATCATGAGAGTACTAAAATATGCCATTCTCGGCTTGCTGGATCAGCGTGAGCTGACGGGATACGATATCACGAAACATTTTAAGGATTCCCTTGGACAATTTTGGAGTGCGAAGCACAGTCAGATTTACCCAGAGCTGAAGCGTCTCACAGAGGAAGGGTTTATTGAGTTTGATATTCATATACAAGGAAAAAAGCTGGAGAAGAAGGTCTATCAAATCACAGCGGCAGGAAAAGAAGATTTGCGTCAGTGGTTAAGAACAAAAGATCCGATTCCGGAAACAACAAAGGATGAATTCATGCTCAAAACATTTTTCATCTCCTCCATGGACAAAAAAGAAGCGGCTGACCTCTTTGCATATCAACTGCTGGAGCGAACCAAGAAAGTAGATGTGCTGGAACAGAAGCTGCACGCTTTGACAGAGGAAGATCCTTCTGCTGAATCGCTGCATTCAGCGCAATTTGGGCATTACTTAGTGCTGACAAGAGCAATTGAAAGAGAAAAAGGCTATGTCCGCTGGCTTCAAAAGACCCTTAAACGTATTGATTCATCTATGGCCTAAGGACAATGGTCGGATGATATGATAAAAAATGGTTTGAAACGAGTGAATTTATTAATAGAAACCGCTACAATGGATATATTCGTATTAAAGTGAGGCGAGTATGTTTGAGTAATCAAGAAGCGTTGTGGAATGAAGCAGAAACTTTTATTTCTGTATGCTATGAAGAATTAAACAAATCAAATGAAGAGAAAGCAGCACGTCTGCATGAAATAAAAAAAGAAATTGAGTCTGAAGGTATTTATACGCATACACTAGAGGAATTAGCTCACGGGGCGAAAATGGCATGGCGCAACAGTAACCGCTGCATTGGCCGTTTGTTTTGGTCGACCCTGCATGTGCATGACTGCCGGCATGTAAAGACAGAAGATGAGGTGAAAGAGGCGCTCTTTCATCATATTGAGTATGCGACAAATGGCGGAAAAATTAAACCGTCCATCACGATCTTTCCCCCAGAGAATAACAGACAGAAGGAAGTTGTCATTTATAATCATCAGCTCGTTCGTTATGCGGGCTATGAGACTGAATATGGCATCATCGGCGACGAGGCATCTCTTGAATTAACAAAATTATGTGAAGCACATGGCTGGAAAGGGGAGGGTACACATT contains the following coding sequences:
- a CDS encoding sensor histidine kinase; translated protein: MGKRKVTLQTKILGLIIVLLLFVIALLTICFGFLQTSERQRQAEQLAVQTARTISYMPPIKASVALSASQNEEQAVLEQMKEQVRAHAIFITDRIGKVLIHTNHEDVGKTISVSEGRSTLLFGGTSISTDDSNGETVVRGSAPIMKETKGHEEIIGTVTVEFLKKEIDQATAHQLLKLSYIALLVLLPGIFGAIFLTKSIRKDTLGLEPHEIASLYREREAMLLAIKEGIIAFDQKGAITMMNTSAEHMLRVSSELPLHIDQVLPNAKLLLYLKAETIEPNIETVINDKTYILNVKKVMQDNRVFGGIVSFREKTELTKLLDTLTEVSQYSEDLRAQTHEFSNKLYAILGLLELNQVDEAIDLIQEEYHLQNRQHDLLMKQIRSPKIQAILLGKLGKASEKKVHFHIDENSSLEPLPAHLSLSHFITIIGNLVDNAFEAVLNKKEREVDLFITDIGFDIIIEVSDSGDGVNEKELSQIFTRGHSSKGEGRGYGLANVKEVLDELGGWIEVANQKEGGAIFTVYIPKGTKGE
- a CDS encoding response regulator codes for the protein MIKVLIVEDDFRIASIHESYIQKIEGFQVAGKAKSAKDMWEALQREQVDLILLDVYMPDELGTNLLPLLRERCPEVDVIIITAATETTLLRDALHYGVVHYLIKPVTAQKFAQVLTEYKEKKDIINSKDEVNQTMIDLFFGQKQVEPKQRDDRDLPTGINSLTLDKVKTLMASENSGITAEELGEKMGASRTTARRYVEYLVTTGECRAELAYGIIGRPERKYYPAKQTES
- a CDS encoding tripartite tricarboxylate transporter substrate-binding protein, whose translation is MKKAIFFVIVLCLCIMLTFNEKKAGDSFLQQSSLYIVVSGVPEGGFDQTAQVIKSVLEQEKLVKRPVNILYQRGGTVDKGWTYMMEREANYISLNSSLLLSRHLLGSSNVTMNDVTPLAILAEEWQVVAVPVDSPFSNGKELLDALKKKTDSLKIGFAPDFGNDDQISFARAAEMAGIDPYRIQFLKFDSADNLFQALIDHEVDAATTTITEVRHDYEKKRLKLVATTTSQRLDGFEDVPTWKEQGIPLIFSHWRGVMGPKQMSQHDIREWDQLLQKMTKTKSWKKRLKQKGWTSRYMNSKEAKTFMEDQLRQYQQWIQGEQAVE
- a CDS encoding citrate:proton symporter, with the translated sequence MLAILGFLMMIVFMVLIMTKRMSVLTALVLTPIAFALIAGFHFTEISDMIVKGVQQVAPTAVMIMFAILYFGIMIDAGLFDPMVAKILKIVKGDPLKIVVGTAVLTMLVALDGDGTTTYMITTTAMLPLFTMLGIRPIILAGIAGVGMGIMNTIPWGGATPRAASALGVDPSLLFGPMLPVVGAGVLSMIIVAYFLGKAERKRLGVIELDQPIHANEMAVALQDDIKRPKLWWFNLVLTLLLVLLLVSGKVSLTVLFVLAFCVAIIVNYPNLDQQRERIAAHSTNVLAIASMIFAAGVFTGILTGTKMVDEMAVSIVSAIPEQLGGFIPVIVALTSGIFTFFMPNDAYFYGVLPILSETAAAYGVDKIEIARASIIGQPIHMLSPLVPSTHLLVGLVGVSLDQHQKFGMKWAVLAVVTMTVIAVLIGAISIW
- a CDS encoding M14 family metallocarboxypeptidase; amino-acid sequence: MSKRKSTILFTAVWLMAGSLSMVSPASAHTKTPYYGKSYTQPASVKKLYPEPDETFDTPAFQKKGEAFTTQEELQAFLRDIVRKSPYATQKQIGTSIEGRSISALYFTKDHSITPLSKKPTIWLQAQIHGNEPASGESALVIAKRLAGEEGERILNHVNIIIVPRINPDGSYAFDRRLANGLDGNRDHMTLESPELIALHQEFNRYAPEVVIDAHEYDVGQKQFEDIGSSGALKYHDLLILSGNNLNIPESIRLTSNELYVNGVRETLTNKGFSNDLYYTNTRGKDGKIDIYEGGTDARIGRNAFALSPALSFLVESRGIGIGREDFARRVAAQVATHEKIIETTVKHAKQVKQQMATERLKLVKKGLQPNDDDQVVIQDDFKAPVNDSLEMVDIEKGQTTQVPVRFHSASDAVPVLTRERPTAYFLLPGHEGVERKLRTLGLTSVTLPAGMKVPVQAYQVIKREEKSKTDIRLETKLVDKKRQLPKGTKVYVTAQPQTNLLSLALEPESKDSYMSSGFIASKAGDELPVYRFMLPQKTLGIQVKGLK
- a CDS encoding phenolic acid decarboxylase — encoded protein: MDQFVGLHMIYTYENGWEYEIYIKNDHTIDYRIHSGMVGGRWVRDQEVNIVKLTKGVYKVSWTEPTGTDVSLNFMPEEKRMHGVIFFPKWVHERPDITVCYQNDYIDLMKESREKYETYPKYVVPEFADITYIHHAGVNDETIIAEAPYEGMTDEIRAGRK
- a CDS encoding PadR family transcriptional regulator — its product is MRVLKYAILGLLDQRELTGYDITKHFKDSLGQFWSAKHSQIYPELKRLTEEGFIEFDIHIQGKKLEKKVYQITAAGKEDLRQWLRTKDPIPETTKDEFMLKTFFISSMDKKEAADLFAYQLLERTKKVDVLEQKLHALTEEDPSAESLHSAQFGHYLVLTRAIEREKGYVRWLQKTLKRIDSSMA